One genomic region from Sphingobacterium sp. UGAL515B_05 encodes:
- a CDS encoding MFS transporter codes for MISSLRHKSFYPWLVVALLWGVALLNYMDRQMLSTMREAMQVDIPQLQRAETFGVLMAVFLYIYGVMSPIAGIVADRSNRKWLIVGSLFVWSAVTYGMGMAHDYATLLVLRAIMGFSEALYIPTALSLIADYHTGKNRSLAIGLHMTGLYTGQALGGFGATLAASKGWHTAFHWFGIIGICYAVLLAILLVEKKHEPSLEEPASEGRLSLPKSLLLLFSNVAFWILLFYFAAPSLPGWAIKNWLPTLFADSLNIPMAKAGPLSTITIAISSFIGVIVGGILSDRWVQKNIRGRIYTSAIGLGLTIPALLFLGLGQTLPAVVGAAVCFGIGFGIFDANNMPILCQVVPKNLRATAYGFMNMVGVFAGAVITQWLGKFKDEGHFGLGFALLGGAVLLALLLQLLFLKPKTTEK; via the coding sequence ATGATCTCTTCTTTACGACATAAATCTTTTTACCCATGGCTCGTTGTAGCCCTCCTTTGGGGAGTAGCCCTGCTGAATTATATGGATCGACAGATGCTATCTACTATGCGTGAAGCCATGCAGGTTGATATTCCGCAATTGCAGCGAGCCGAGACTTTTGGTGTATTGATGGCCGTTTTTCTTTACATCTATGGTGTCATGAGTCCGATAGCCGGTATCGTTGCCGATCGCAGCAATAGAAAATGGCTGATCGTAGGCAGTCTTTTTGTGTGGTCGGCCGTAACCTATGGCATGGGGATGGCGCACGATTATGCAACGCTATTGGTTTTACGGGCAATTATGGGATTTAGTGAAGCATTGTATATCCCGACAGCCCTTTCGCTGATCGCCGATTACCATACCGGAAAAAATCGATCGTTAGCCATTGGGTTACATATGACAGGACTTTATACAGGTCAGGCCTTGGGCGGTTTTGGTGCCACATTGGCCGCTTCAAAAGGATGGCATACCGCTTTTCATTGGTTTGGAATTATCGGAATATGTTATGCGGTCCTATTAGCGATCTTGCTTGTGGAGAAAAAACATGAGCCATCCCTTGAGGAGCCTGCTTCGGAAGGGCGATTGTCTCTTCCCAAAAGTTTACTGTTGCTATTTTCCAATGTGGCATTCTGGATCCTATTATTTTATTTTGCGGCTCCAAGCTTACCCGGCTGGGCCATAAAAAATTGGTTGCCAACCTTGTTTGCCGATAGCCTGAATATTCCAATGGCCAAAGCTGGTCCATTGTCGACTATCACAATCGCGATCTCATCCTTTATTGGAGTTATCGTCGGCGGCATACTCAGTGATCGATGGGTACAAAAAAATATCCGTGGCCGCATTTATACCAGTGCAATTGGGCTTGGACTGACCATACCAGCTTTATTGTTTTTGGGATTAGGCCAGACCTTACCTGCGGTGGTCGGAGCGGCGGTCTGTTTTGGAATTGGCTTTGGCATATTTGATGCCAACAATATGCCTATCCTATGTCAGGTTGTTCCTAAAAATTTACGGGCAACCGCTTATGGTTTTATGAATATGGTTGGGGTGTTCGCTGGAGCCGTTATCACGCAATGGTTAGGGAAATTTAAGGACGAAGGGCATTTTGGGCTAGGCTTTGCATTATTGGGAGGCGCGGTACTGTTGGCGTTACTCTTGCAACTCCTGTTTCTCAAACCCAAAACAACGGAGAAGTAA
- a CDS encoding dihydrodipicolinate synthase family protein: MLNQKISGLIAAPFTPFDENGELNLELIPQYYAMLKRNRVTGAFICGSTGEGVSLTFEEKVAVMTAWARLTKEDDAFILMMLLGGTNIKECQQLARLAERAGVDVVSFTSPSYFKPANVDQLAKCCIEIASAAPNTAFYYYHIPVLTGGNFPMIDLLKQIDGVIPNFKGIKYTHEDFMDFLSCMNYADRKYDMLWGRDENMLSALVLGNKGAVGSTYNYAAPLYLALIDAYDSGDIEKANALQQKSIDMITLLGKYGGISVGKAYMKLIDLDCGAFRLPVKNMSTAQFELFKNDVNKLNFQTFCAQ, from the coding sequence ATGCTAAATCAAAAAATCTCAGGATTAATTGCAGCGCCATTTACTCCTTTCGATGAAAACGGAGAATTGAATCTTGAGCTGATTCCGCAATACTATGCGATGTTAAAGCGTAACCGGGTAACAGGTGCTTTCATTTGTGGCTCAACGGGGGAAGGGGTATCGCTGACTTTTGAGGAAAAAGTTGCGGTGATGACAGCTTGGGCCAGATTAACAAAAGAGGATGATGCCTTTATACTTATGATGCTCTTGGGAGGAACAAATATTAAGGAATGTCAACAATTGGCTCGACTGGCCGAGCGGGCAGGGGTAGATGTTGTTTCCTTTACTTCACCATCTTATTTTAAACCTGCCAACGTCGATCAGCTGGCAAAATGTTGTATCGAAATTGCAAGCGCAGCTCCGAATACGGCTTTCTATTATTACCATATCCCGGTATTGACCGGTGGAAACTTCCCGATGATCGACCTGTTGAAGCAGATTGATGGCGTAATACCCAATTTTAAGGGAATCAAATATACGCACGAAGACTTTATGGATTTTTTAAGTTGCATGAATTATGCAGATCGCAAGTATGATATGTTATGGGGAAGAGATGAGAATATGCTGTCCGCTTTAGTATTGGGTAATAAAGGAGCTGTTGGAAGTACCTATAACTACGCAGCACCTTTGTATCTTGCGCTCATAGATGCTTATGACAGCGGAGATATAGAAAAAGCGAATGCTTTACAGCAAAAGTCTATCGATATGATCACATTACTAGGAAAGTATGGCGGTATTTCGGTCGGGAAAGCTTATATGAAATTAATTGACCTTGACTGCGGAGCATTTAGACTACCTGTGAAAAATATGTCGACAGCGCAATTTGAGCTCTTTAAGAATGATGTAAACAAACTTAATTTTCAGACGTTTTGTGCACAGTAA
- the nanU gene encoding SusD family outer membrane lipoprotein NanU — protein sequence MKINIKTLSLATVLGLGLLSSCNKNLELNPVSTISDGNYWKTADQFDSFVSGLHARFRNHERAFVLLGEYQGEVFGNDPGTTSSFTGEAPQGLERMWNHNLDLDNPGVSNFGAFYENINQINLLISKLNTTDIVTAQNKGYYLGIAYGMRAFYYFQLYRSWGDVVLQTEPVGNIDITNLAKAASPASDVLGLVTSDLESSLTSFGTDYSVKNTKSYWSKAATLMLKAEVNLWNAHRGGGKDAALTAKNALSEIKSNLTLSLQPDFSGLFSSGNRGNGEMIFVVRHQLNEATLGFISDFVPQSGLIANYYDSLSNRKFTVTAENYGGILRAPTRIRSYRDYNDLDQRKNTSIQAAYSKDATGKFNLAGCFLKKYQGEQNAGSRAFTNDFPIYRYADLLLLLAEAKVLLGESPKEEINLVRARAFGSNYNEGTFGFPNQKIDSDPMEAILKERKLEFIGEGKYWYDLRRMGDSFVYKYTSLPVAESFRLLWPINRDALTNNRLLVQTKGYTSF from the coding sequence ATGAAAATCAATATAAAAACCTTAAGCTTGGCAACGGTATTGGGACTAGGCCTATTAAGTTCTTGCAATAAAAATCTAGAATTAAATCCTGTAAGTACAATTAGCGATGGGAATTACTGGAAGACAGCCGATCAATTTGATTCGTTTGTGAGTGGTCTACACGCAAGATTTCGGAATCATGAGCGCGCATTTGTACTTCTGGGTGAATACCAGGGGGAGGTCTTTGGCAATGATCCCGGAACGACATCGTCTTTTACAGGGGAAGCTCCGCAAGGGTTGGAAAGAATGTGGAATCATAATTTAGATCTTGATAATCCAGGGGTGAGCAATTTCGGGGCTTTTTACGAAAATATCAATCAGATAAATTTGTTGATCAGTAAACTTAACACGACTGATATTGTGACCGCGCAGAATAAAGGTTACTATTTAGGAATTGCTTATGGAATGCGTGCATTTTACTATTTTCAGTTGTATCGTTCCTGGGGAGATGTTGTCCTGCAAACAGAGCCTGTCGGCAATATCGATATCACCAACCTTGCTAAAGCTGCTTCTCCAGCTTCGGATGTTTTAGGGCTTGTTACGTCGGATTTAGAAAGCTCTTTGACTTCTTTTGGAACAGACTATTCCGTGAAGAATACAAAATCGTATTGGTCAAAAGCTGCAACATTAATGCTTAAAGCAGAAGTGAATCTTTGGAATGCACATCGAGGCGGCGGCAAAGATGCTGCCTTAACAGCCAAAAATGCTTTATCGGAAATAAAATCAAATCTAACTTTGTCTCTGCAACCAGATTTTTCGGGTCTATTTTCTTCAGGCAATCGCGGTAATGGTGAAATGATTTTTGTGGTGCGTCATCAATTAAATGAAGCGACTTTAGGCTTTATATCCGATTTCGTTCCACAATCGGGTCTTATCGCAAATTATTATGATTCGCTTTCCAACAGAAAATTCACCGTAACAGCTGAAAACTATGGTGGAATACTACGTGCACCAACCCGTATCCGTTCGTACCGGGACTATAACGATTTGGATCAACGTAAAAACACATCCATCCAAGCGGCCTATTCAAAAGATGCGACAGGAAAGTTCAATTTGGCCGGTTGCTTCCTAAAAAAATATCAAGGTGAACAAAATGCTGGATCTCGCGCATTTACGAATGATTTTCCAATCTATCGTTATGCAGATTTACTCTTGCTGTTAGCTGAAGCCAAAGTGCTACTGGGTGAAAGCCCCAAAGAGGAAATCAATTTGGTTCGAGCAAGAGCTTTTGGAAGTAATTATAACGAAGGTACTTTTGGTTTTCCAAATCAGAAGATAGACAGTGATCCCATGGAAGCAATTTTGAAAGAACGCAAATTGGAATTTATTGGCGAGGGGAAATATTGGTATGATTTGAGAAGAATGGGCGATAGCTTTGTTTATAAGTATACATCATTGCCCGTAGCAGAATCATTTCGCCTTTTATGGCCAATTAATAGGGATGCGCTGACAAATAACCGGCTCTTGGTTCAAACGAAAGGTTATACATCGTTTTAG
- a CDS encoding TonB-dependent receptor gives MYSNLKLRTLLTLSVLMGNLLLAQAQDHAVRGKITDAKTGELLSNVTVKVKGSNQSLQTNADGTFSISTNPNTILVITSTGYRPFEVKVGQLNQLDIKLESKVEQMDEVVVVGYGTQNRRSVTGSIAKVDKTVLQNTPRSNVATALQGTVPGLQVVNKSGTPGAAPMLKLRGGASIKSSSPPLVVIDGVIREMNDVSSDNIESIELLKDASATAIYGARANNGVVLITTKTGKSGQSTISYKFTGGFNQRREGYRYMNAGDYIYYTRLGYLNAGKTIETANGSRGLGLLTDNANLSSFDIRRYTADLDPLLAKGWQLVDDPYGGQIIYKDHSGEVEDILFRNTYTKDHYVNVSGGNDRGKYFAAFDAYDENGIIVGSNYKRYTADLNGSYKLKPNLEVATSVNLSTASQYGVGGSEVSALYRNLAIWPTFNPWVDEAKTRPNPGNGINDGNPLYWLSRMERNNETNRIVVNGSLKWDIIPGLYLKVSGNAYMKELLNEFFQKSTQTYANVFSNPETIGSTSRDAYRNINRDFQTQFNGILNYTKTFGEKHNLNAMLGAEYFNTKTDFMQVYGKNAPTDDIPTVNASTVFVAGNNTSSKSEYRIISSMGRLAYDYDGKYLLNAVYRLDGVSSLADGHRWGFFPGLSAGWNVHQETFFKNTKLADYISTLKPRLSYGENGNINGLGRYEVQGTYSLQTNYNGTAGYLNTQPVNGNLVWETSKTTGVGLDLGLWKDRVTLLFDYYNRKTKNLLTDLTLPSYIGFSSINTNLGTLQNKGLEFGLQARVLRNPDGINLNIGANAAFVKNKILELPNNGNENNRQGGLQIYDPTSGQVKWVGGYQEGQSLGDIYAYKQVSIFKDDAEVSSIAGNRTDNIAGITGPNLPVGKNGRITPGDVNWLDVDGNDIIDSRDQVYIGNINPKWTGGFTTNLSYKNLSLFSNWEFALGHKIYNDLVARTLGNYQGTFNYIELQKQAWSPTNTITDIPKVYFADQVGGSKQNYTRGNNANAVLNSNNSRFYEKGDYLALRELTLSYDMPKSLLEKSRVFSHARIYFTGSNLFYITKFSGPSPEPPVDANNLVTGIYLGTYPTPRSYVLGVQLSF, from the coding sequence ATGTATTCAAACCTAAAATTACGAACCCTTCTCACGCTGTCTGTTTTGATGGGCAATTTGCTTTTAGCGCAGGCACAAGACCATGCGGTGCGGGGAAAAATTACCGATGCAAAGACAGGGGAGCTGCTAAGCAATGTGACTGTAAAAGTCAAGGGATCCAACCAATCTTTGCAGACAAATGCTGATGGGACTTTCTCAATCAGTACCAATCCCAATACTATTTTAGTCATCACGTCTACGGGGTATAGACCATTTGAAGTAAAAGTTGGGCAATTAAATCAATTGGATATCAAACTTGAATCCAAGGTTGAGCAAATGGATGAAGTGGTGGTGGTGGGATATGGAACACAAAACAGGAGAAGTGTAACTGGTTCCATCGCCAAAGTAGATAAAACTGTTTTGCAAAATACGCCCCGTTCTAATGTTGCTACAGCATTGCAGGGAACTGTACCTGGATTACAGGTGGTAAACAAATCGGGTACACCCGGGGCGGCGCCTATGTTAAAATTGCGCGGTGGAGCATCAATTAAAAGTTCTAGTCCCCCTTTAGTTGTAATAGATGGTGTCATTCGTGAAATGAATGATGTGAGTTCGGATAATATTGAATCCATCGAACTTCTAAAAGATGCTTCTGCAACGGCAATATATGGTGCTCGTGCAAATAATGGCGTAGTTTTGATCACAACGAAAACTGGTAAATCGGGACAGTCAACTATATCTTATAAATTCACAGGAGGCTTTAACCAACGTCGTGAGGGGTATCGTTACATGAATGCTGGGGATTACATTTATTATACGCGCTTGGGGTATTTAAATGCCGGTAAAACGATTGAGACAGCTAATGGCTCCAGGGGTTTGGGATTATTGACTGATAACGCAAATTTATCTTCGTTCGATATTCGTCGTTACACAGCTGACTTGGATCCATTACTAGCTAAAGGGTGGCAACTTGTAGATGATCCGTATGGTGGTCAGATAATTTATAAAGATCATTCGGGTGAAGTTGAGGATATCTTATTTCGAAATACCTATACAAAGGATCATTATGTAAATGTATCGGGCGGTAACGATCGAGGAAAATATTTCGCTGCATTTGATGCATATGATGAGAATGGAATCATTGTGGGTTCCAACTATAAAAGATATACTGCAGATCTAAATGGTTCATATAAGCTGAAACCGAATCTGGAGGTAGCAACCTCGGTCAATTTGTCAACTGCTTCTCAATATGGCGTTGGCGGATCGGAAGTAAGTGCATTATATCGGAATTTGGCTATTTGGCCAACATTTAATCCTTGGGTTGATGAGGCGAAGACGAGACCCAATCCAGGCAACGGCATCAATGATGGGAATCCATTGTATTGGTTGAGCCGTATGGAGAGAAATAATGAAACGAATCGCATTGTCGTAAACGGTTCTCTAAAATGGGATATTATTCCTGGTCTATACCTCAAGGTCTCCGGAAATGCCTATATGAAAGAGTTATTGAATGAGTTCTTTCAAAAATCGACCCAGACCTATGCTAATGTGTTTTCTAACCCCGAAACAATAGGCAGTACGTCAAGAGATGCTTATCGCAATATAAATCGTGATTTCCAAACACAGTTTAACGGTATTTTAAATTATACCAAAACATTTGGTGAGAAGCATAATCTGAACGCTATGCTTGGTGCAGAATATTTTAATACGAAAACTGATTTTATGCAGGTGTATGGGAAGAATGCGCCTACTGATGATATACCGACCGTCAATGCTTCGACTGTTTTTGTGGCTGGAAATAACACATCCTCAAAATCTGAATATCGAATTATTTCGTCCATGGGACGTTTGGCTTATGATTATGATGGAAAATATTTGTTGAATGCCGTATATCGTTTGGATGGGGTTTCGAGTTTAGCAGATGGCCATCGTTGGGGCTTTTTCCCAGGTCTTTCTGCAGGCTGGAATGTTCATCAAGAAACATTTTTTAAGAATACCAAATTAGCGGACTATATTTCAACTTTGAAGCCTAGACTGAGTTACGGAGAAAATGGAAATATAAACGGATTAGGCAGATATGAAGTTCAGGGAACCTATTCCTTGCAAACCAATTATAATGGAACCGCTGGATACCTCAATACACAGCCGGTAAATGGAAATTTAGTTTGGGAAACGAGTAAAACGACAGGTGTAGGTTTAGATTTAGGTTTATGGAAAGACCGCGTAACTTTACTATTCGATTATTACAATAGAAAAACTAAAAACCTTTTAACAGATCTGACTCTGCCTAGTTATATCGGCTTCTCGTCTATAAATACCAACTTAGGGACTTTACAAAATAAAGGCCTGGAGTTTGGGTTACAGGCTCGCGTGCTTAGAAATCCCGATGGTATTAATTTGAATATTGGCGCCAATGCCGCATTTGTTAAAAATAAAATACTGGAGCTGCCGAATAATGGAAACGAAAATAATCGTCAAGGTGGTTTACAGATCTATGATCCAACATCGGGTCAAGTTAAATGGGTAGGTGGATATCAGGAGGGGCAATCGCTGGGCGATATCTACGCATATAAACAAGTATCAATATTTAAAGATGATGCTGAGGTAAGTTCAATTGCCGGAAACCGCACGGATAATATTGCAGGAATTACTGGGCCTAATCTCCCTGTTGGAAAAAATGGAAGAATTACTCCTGGAGATGTCAATTGGCTGGATGTCGATGGAAATGATATTATCGATTCACGTGATCAAGTGTATATCGGCAATATTAATCCAAAATGGACGGGTGGATTTACAACGAATTTAAGTTATAAGAATCTGAGCCTTTTTTCAAACTGGGAGTTTGCGCTGGGACATAAGATTTACAATGATCTTGTCGCAAGAACATTGGGGAATTATCAGGGCACATTCAATTATATTGAGCTGCAAAAGCAAGCTTGGTCACCAACCAACACTATAACAGACATTCCAAAGGTTTATTTTGCGGATCAGGTTGGTGGTTCCAAACAGAATTATACACGTGGAAACAATGCGAATGCGGTGTTGAATAGCAACAATTCGAGGTTTTATGAAAAAGGAGATTATTTGGCACTTCGTGAGCTCACTCTTTCCTACGACATGCCCAAATCATTGCTCGAAAAATCGCGGGTATTTTCGCATGCACGAATTTATTTTACCGGATCTAATCTTTTTTACATCACAAAATTCTCGGGTCCATCACCTGAGCCTCCAGTAGATGCGAATAATTTGGTTACAGGTATATACCTAGGTACTTATCCTACACCAAGATCGTATGTCCTCGGTGTTCAACTATCCTTTTAA
- a CDS encoding FadR/GntR family transcriptional regulator, protein MEPNSSLIEHLNTIDTSSLVDRAEKEIINLFVNQGLKVGDALPKEIELAETLGVSRTVVREAMLRLRMVGLIESKKHRGAVLTSPDLIKPLRKSLYPTIMENKTLQDLFEMRMVLEVGMADILFEHIQEKDIEELEAIVAKEPINADNTIFDIETEIAFHGKLYEITGNTILKDFQNMLLPVFQYVHSSGLLTSPSPSKSFISHRGLVDILKVGNAEVFRNAMRKHLDNHYQRLFLYKKSVG, encoded by the coding sequence ATGGAACCGAATTCTTCGTTGATCGAACATCTGAATACAATTGATACCTCTTCACTAGTAGACCGTGCTGAAAAAGAAATCATCAATCTTTTTGTCAATCAAGGCTTAAAGGTTGGAGATGCTTTACCTAAAGAAATTGAATTGGCCGAAACCCTTGGTGTAAGTCGTACAGTAGTTCGCGAAGCTATGTTGCGGTTACGTATGGTCGGATTGATCGAATCGAAAAAACATCGTGGTGCCGTTCTAACAAGTCCAGATCTTATAAAACCGCTGCGCAAATCACTTTATCCAACCATCATGGAAAATAAGACCTTACAGGATCTTTTTGAAATGCGCATGGTGCTGGAGGTGGGTATGGCGGATATTCTTTTTGAGCATATACAGGAAAAAGACATTGAGGAGCTGGAAGCGATCGTTGCCAAGGAACCTATAAATGCAGATAATACAATTTTCGACATTGAAACAGAAATAGCCTTTCACGGTAAGCTTTATGAAATCACTGGAAATACGATTCTAAAAGACTTCCAGAACATGCTGTTACCTGTTTTTCAATATGTCCATAGCAGCGGTTTACTGACCAGTCCCAGTCCATCGAAAAGCTTCATCTCACACCGAGGCTTAGTTGATATATTGAAGGTCGGCAATGCTGAAGTTTTTCGAAATGCCATGCGCAAGCATCTTGACAATCATTATCAAAGACTTTTTTTATATAAAAAATCTGTTGGATAA
- a CDS encoding glycoside hydrolase family 27 protein — MRALSDYIHSMGLKAGLYSEGGKNTCGSIWDKDPKGIGVGMYGHEDQDAQLFFKEWNFDFIKVDWCGGLEMKLDDREQYTKIITAVQAVRPDVGFNLCRWQFPGEWAIKQVDSWRISQDIQPNFASVLHIIDLNRNLYPYSSPGHYNDMDMLQVGNGMTHEEDKTHFSMWCMLNSPLMAGNDLRKISKETLAILTNKEMIALNQDKAFKQAQAVFKAGEVEVWKKDLADPKRKALAILNRSDNETMFKLDTKVLNLSPKNRVRDLWLHRDEGNLGQNRKFILPPHGIIVLLLSE; from the coding sequence ATGCGGGCTCTATCCGATTATATTCATTCCATGGGATTAAAAGCGGGATTGTATTCGGAGGGAGGAAAAAATACCTGTGGTTCTATCTGGGACAAAGATCCAAAAGGTATTGGGGTAGGAATGTATGGTCATGAAGACCAAGATGCACAGTTATTTTTTAAAGAGTGGAATTTTGATTTCATCAAAGTGGATTGGTGTGGTGGATTGGAAATGAAACTGGATGATCGCGAGCAATATACAAAGATAATAACCGCAGTGCAGGCAGTTCGCCCAGATGTAGGTTTTAATCTTTGCCGTTGGCAATTTCCAGGGGAATGGGCCATTAAACAGGTAGATTCCTGGCGCATCTCGCAAGATATACAACCAAATTTTGCTTCTGTGTTGCATATTATTGATCTCAATCGTAATCTTTATCCATATAGCTCTCCAGGTCACTATAACGATATGGATATGCTTCAAGTGGGAAATGGAATGACTCATGAAGAAGATAAAACACATTTTTCAATGTGGTGTATGTTAAATTCACCTTTGATGGCCGGAAATGATCTACGTAAAATTTCAAAAGAGACACTCGCTATATTGACGAACAAAGAAATGATCGCGCTTAATCAGGATAAGGCTTTTAAGCAAGCACAAGCTGTGTTTAAAGCGGGTGAGGTAGAAGTATGGAAAAAAGACCTGGCAGATCCAAAGCGTAAAGCACTTGCAATACTTAATAGATCAGACAACGAGACGATGTTTAAATTAGATACTAAAGTGCTGAATTTATCTCCAAAAAATCGCGTCAGAGATTTATGGCTTCATCGCGATGAAGGAAACCTTGGTCAGAATAGAAAGTTCATTCTTCCTCCGCATGGAATCATTGTACTGTTGCTGTCTGAATAA